GAAGAGCTTCCGCCCCACGGGCCAGGCCTCTTCCGTTCCCACCACGGCCACGGGCACCACAGGGCTTCCCGTGCGGAAGGCGATGGACGCCACCCCAGTCTTGAGGCGCTGGAGCCTGCCGTTGCGGCTCCTCGTGCCTTCGGGGAAGATGCCGAAGGCCATGCCCCTTTCCAGGGCTCGGATGGCGCCCTTTATGGCGGAAAGATCCCCCGTTCCCCGCTCCACGGCGATGGCGTAAAGCCGGGGCAGGAGCCAGGAGAGGAGGGGGAGGCGGAAGACGTCCGCCCGGGCCAGGAAGCTCACGGGCCGCCTTATCCCCGCCCCGATGACGATGGGGTCCAGGATGGAAAGGTGGTTGGCGGCCAGAATGACCGGGCCTTGCTCAGGCACCCTTTCCCTTCCTTCCACCCGGTAGCCGAAGAGGAGGTGGAGGAGGAACCGGGCTAGATACCAAGCAGCCCGGTAGACGGGATTGGGCTTTGGGGCTTCCACGGCCCCTAGTCTAAGGCCCTTAGGGCCTCTCCCGCCTCCAGATGGGCCAGGCGCATGGGCTCGGGGAGGCGGAAGCGAGTGGGAAGGCGCTTCACGAACTCCAGAGCCTCCTCGAGGCCCACCCGGTGCCCCGGGGAGACGTAAAGGGGCTTGACCCCAGCCCGGCTCCGGTAGGCGTAGCCCAGGGGCCTCCCCTCCGGGGAAAGGAGGCGCACGGCGCTCCCCTTTTCCCAGGGCAGGGGCCCTTCGGGGCGGCCGAAGAGGGGGTTTTTGGCCACGCCCACGCTGGGCAGGTCCAGATGCACCCCCAGGTGGCCAGCGATGCCCAGGCCCCGGGGATGGGCGATGCCCTGCCCGTCCACCAGAAGGGCCTCCGGGGCCTCGGGGAGGGCCTTCAGGGCCAGGAGGTAGGCGGGAGCCTCCCGGAAGGAGAGGAACCCGGGCACGTAGGGGAAGAGGGCCTTCTCGGGGACGATCCCCTTCCCCACGTGGAGGAGGCCTTCCTCCAAGTCGTAGAGCACGGCCACGGCCACAAGGGGCCTCCCCCGCTTGTGGGCGGCGTCCAAGGCGGCGATGCGCCGCACCCCTTCCAGGCTTCCCGCCACCACCACCTTCCCCGCCAGGGCCTCCTGGAGGGCCAGGGCCTCCTCCAAGCTCCCGGGCCTGGGGAAGGGGGGGATCTCCACTAAGTACCCCACCGCGGCTTTCGCCGCGGCGGGGGCCCCAAAGAGGCTTCCATAGCCCTGGCTTGGGCCTCTCATGTTGCGAAACCAAAGCGCGGGCACTTAACTCACCTCCCTAAGCCTTTCCAGGACCTCCCCGTCCGAGGGGTCTACCCCGTAGAGGAGGGCCAGGTAGTAGGCGGTCCAGGCCAGGCGGTACCAGAGGGCCACCGCCTGGGCGAGGCGGCTTCCCTCGAGCGGGGGGACCTCGGCGAGGGCGTCCACCCGGGTCTCCAGGATCTCCTTGGCCAAGGCCACGGCCTCCCCCCCTCCCAGGAGGACGGCGACCAGGGGGTCCCCCTGCTCGTGGCGGGCCTCGAGGCCCGTCAGGAAGAACTCCAGGGCGCTATGGGGCGGAGTCAGGGAGAGGCTTTTCCCGATCCGAGCGAGGAGGCTCTGGGCCGCTCCTTCCAGGGGACGGAAGAAGGGGCAGTAGAAGAGGGGAAGCCGCTCTAGGAGGGTGTAGGCCAGAAACTTGGCGGGGTTTTCCCCCAGGGGGATCTCGGGGCCTAGCCGCCTTCTCTCCTGAAGGAGCTTCTCGTCCACCTCCTTCAGGGCCTCTTCCTGCCCCGTGGCCAGGAGGAGGAAGCGGAGGTAGCGGTAGGGGCTTAGGGGGCTTGGGGGGATATGGGCCTCCACCCCTTCCCGGAAGCCCACCCGCACCACTTGGGCCCGGCCGCTTTCCGCCAGGAGGCCCATGGCCGCCGCCTCCCCCAGATCGTATCCGCCCTCTAGGAGGAAGAGGGTCCCCTCCTCGGTCCACTCGGGGAGGGATAGCAGTTCCGTGGCGAACCGCCCCTCTCCATAGGCTAGGGCCCCGTGGGGGCCAGGGTAGGCCCTTTGGGGCACGGGCCCCGTGCCCACCAGGTCCCTGAGCTCCAGGGCCAGGCCCCTGCGGTCGGCCAGGTAGGTTTCCTCGCGGTCCAGGTCGCGCATACCCCTTATGCTACCCTCCGTGAGTCCCTGCCATCTTAAGCCCGTGCCCCGGATCTGGGGGGGAAGCGCCCTGGGCTTTGGCCCCGGGATCGGCGAGGTCTGGCTCTGCGAGGCGCCCCTCCTGGTGAAGCTCCTGGACCCGGCGGAGTGGCTTTCCGTCCAGGTGCACCCGCCCCACGCCTACGCCCGGAGGGTGGAGGGGGGGCCGGGAAAGTACGAGGCCTGGTACGTCCTCTCCCCCGGGGAGATCGTCTACGGCTTCAGGAGGCCTGTGAGCCCGGAGGAGGTGCGAAGGGGGGTGGAGGAGGGGAGCCTCGAGGCCCTCCTCCGGAAGGTCCCGGTCAGGCCGGGGCAGGTGGTCTACCTGCCCGCGGGGGTGGTCCACGCCCTGGGGCCCGGGGTGCGGGTCTACGAGGTCCAGACCCCTTCGGACCTCACCTACCGCCTCTACGACCATGGCCGCCCCCGGGAGCTCCACCTGGAGAAGGCCCTGGAGGTGGCCCTCCTCCACCCCACCCCCATTCCCCTGACAACCCCCGAGCCTGTCCTGGGAGGGGAGCGGCTCTTGAAGACCCCCCACTTCCACCTCTACCGCTTCCCCCTAGGGGGAAGCCTCACCCTGAGGCCAGACCTTCCCCTGGTCCTCACTCTCCTGGAGGGGGAGGCCCGCCTCCAGGGGCAGGCCCTGAAGCCCCCCCACACCCTCCTCCTCGCCCCTGGGGAGGAGGTGGCCTTCCAGGGGGAGGGCCTCCTCCTGGGGGCAGGCCCTGCCCTTGACCAAAACCCTTTGGGGTGGGAAGACTAGGGGGCATGGACCGGCCCTTTTTGGACCTCGCCCCCTGCGGCCCCTTGCGGGGCGCCTTGCAGGTGCCCGGGGACAAGTCCGTGACCCACCGGGGCCTCATGCTCCTCTCCCTGGCGGAGGGGGAGGGGTGGCTTTACCACCCCTTGAAGGCGGGGGACACCCTCTCCACCGCCCGGGTCCTCCGGGCCCTGGGGGCGGAGATCCTAGAGGAGGGGCCCCACTTCCTGGTCAGGGGCCAGGGCCTCCGCCTGAGGGAGCCTGAGGAGGTCCTGGACTGCGGCAACGCCGGCACCCTCATGCGCCTCATCCTGGGGATCCTGGCAGGGCAGGATGGGCTTTTCGCCGTCCTCACCGGGGACGCCTCCTTAAGGGGGCGGCCCATGAGCCGGGTGGCCGAGCCCTTGAGGGCCATGGGGGCCTGGATAGACGGCCGGGAAGGGGGGAGGAGGGCCCCCCTCGCCGTCCGGGGGGCCGCCCTAAGGGGGATCCGCTACACCCTCCCCGTCCCCAGCGCCCAGGTGAAGAGCGCCCTCCTCCTGGCGGGCCTCTTCGCCGAGGGGGTGACGGAGGTGGCGGAGCCCGTCCCCACCCGGGACCACACGGAAAGGCTCTTCCGCCACTTCGGCCTGCCCCTGGAAAGGGGGGAAGGGTGGGTGCGCACCCGTAGGGCCGGGCCCTTCCCCGCCAAGGACCTTACGGTCCCCGGGGACTTCTCCTCGGCCGCCTTCTTCCTGGTGGCGGCCCTCGTGGTGCCGGGCTCGGAGGTGGTGGTGGAGGGGGTGGGCCTGAACTCCACCCGCACCGGGCTCCTCCAGGTCCTGAAGGCCATGGGGGCCGATCTAGAGTGGCGGGTCCTCGAGGGGGAGGCGGGGGAGCCCGTGGGCTACGTCCGGGCCCGGTATAGCCCCCTAGAGGGGGTGGAGGTGGACCCGGGCCTCATCCCCCTCATGGTGGACGAGGTGCCCATCCTGGCGGCGGCCGCTGCCTGGGCGGAAGGGGAGACCTTCATCCCGGGGCTTTCCGAGCTCCGGGTCAAGGAGTCCGACCGGGTGGCGGCCATCGCCCACAATCTCCGGGCCCTGGGGGTGGAGGTGGAGGAGGGGCCGGACTGGCTTAGGATTCGGGGGGGCGGGGTGAGGAGGGGTGAGGTGGAGCCCTTCGGTGACCACCGCATCGCCATGGCCTTCGCTGTGGCGGGCCTCCCCGTGGGGGTAAGGGTGCGGGAGCCCAGGTGGGCGGAGATCTCCTACCCCGGGTTTTTCCAGGACCTCCTAGGCCTATGCGGGGCATCGTGACCATAGATGGCCCCTCGGCCTCGGGGAAGAGCTCCGTGGCCCGGCGGGTGGCGGAGGCCTTAGGGGTGCCTTACCTCTCCAGCGGCCTCCTCTACCGGGCCGCCACCTATCTGGCCCTCAGGGCGGGGGTAGACCTGGAGGATGAGGGGGGGCTTTTGGCCCTCCTCGAGGCCCGGCAGGTCCGCCTGGTGCCCGAAAAGGAGGGGAACTGGGTCCTGGCGGATGGGGAGGACCTGACCCCCCACCTCCACACGGAGGCGGTGGACCGTGTGGTTTCCCAGGTGGCGAGGCTTCCTGGGGTGCGGGCCTGGGTGAACCGGAGGCTCAGGGAAGTGCCCCCCCCCTTCGTGGCCGAGGGGCGGGACATGGGGAGGGTGGTCTTCCCCGAGGCCCCCCACAAGTTCTACCTCACCGCCAGGCCCGAGGTCCGGGCCAGGAGGCGGGCCAAGGAGCGGCCAGGGGATTACGAGGGGGTGCTCCGGGACCTCCTCCTAAGGGACGAGCGGGACCGGGCGCAAAGCGCCCCCGCCCCGGATGCCCTCGTCCTGGACACCAGCGACCTCGGCCTCGAGGCGGTGGTGGAGAGGATTCTTGCCCACCTTAAGGACTAGCCGTGGTGCCCGGGGCCAAGGCGAGGCCGGTCCAGGAGTTTTTGAACGTCCTCCTCTTCCGCCCCCTGGCCCACCTCGTGGTGCGGCTTCTCCTACCGACCCCGATCAAGCCCCATCACTTGGTCTTTTTTCACACCCTCCTGGTTCTCCTTTCTGCGGCGCTCATCCTTTGGGGCCAGGACCTTCTGGCTGCCCTCCTCCTCCAGGCGAAGACCATCCTGGATAACGCCGACGGGCAGCTCGCCCGCCTAAGGGGCGAGGCCACGGAGCTGGGGCGCTACCTGGACACGGAGCTAGACTTCCTGGGCAACCTCTTCCTCTTTCTGGCCCTGGGGGCGAGGACGGAGGCCTGGGGGATGGCCCTCCTGGCCTTTTTGGTCTTCACCCTGGTCCAGTCCTACGACTTCAACCTGGAGAGGCTTTACCGCCTTCACCGGGGCCTTCCCCTTCCAGAAGAGGCAAAGGATTCCCCAAGCCCCCTCCTCGCCCTTCTGCGGGGGGTCTACCGCCTCCTCTTCCTCCCCCAGGACCGGGCCATATCCCTTCTGGAGGGGCTTCTCCTGAAAGGCCTCCGCTTGGACCCCAGGCGCTTTTTTGACGAGGCGGCCCTGGCAGGGGTGGTGAACCTGGGCCTCACCACCCAGCTCTTCTTCCTGGGGGTCTTCCTCCTCTTCCACCAGCCTAGGGCCTACCTCACCTTCGTCCTCCTCCAGGCCCTGTATCTTGGGGCTTGGTACGTATGGAGAGTCCTCCGCAGTATCCCATCCCCACGGTGGGAGCCTTAGTGGAAAGGGAGGGGAAGGTGCTCCTGGTGCGCACCGCCAAGTGGCGGGGGCTATGGGGGGTGCCGGGGGGAAAGGTGGCCTATGGGGAGGCCCTCGAGGCCGCCCTAAGGCGGGAGATCCGGGAGGAGGTGAACCTGGACCTCCTGGAGGTCCGCTTCGCCCTGGTGCAGGAGGCCCTCTTTAGCCCCGAGTTCTATAGGCCCACCCACATGCTCCTCCTCAACTACTTCGCCAGGGGGGAAGGGGAGGTGC
The genomic region above belongs to Thermus sediminis and contains:
- a CDS encoding endonuclease V, with protein sequence MEIPPFPRPGSLEEALALQEALAGKVVVAGSLEGVRRIAALDAAHKRGRPLVAVAVLYDLEEGLLHVGKGIVPEKALFPYVPGFLSFREAPAYLLALKALPEAPEALLVDGQGIAHPRGLGIAGHLGVHLDLPSVGVAKNPLFGRPEGPLPWEKGSAVRLLSPEGRPLGYAYRSRAGVKPLYVSPGHRVGLEEALEFVKRLPTRFRLPEPMRLAHLEAGEALRALD
- a CDS encoding CDP-alcohol phosphatidyltransferase family protein yields the protein MVPGAKARPVQEFLNVLLFRPLAHLVVRLLLPTPIKPHHLVFFHTLLVLLSAALILWGQDLLAALLLQAKTILDNADGQLARLRGEATELGRYLDTELDFLGNLFLFLALGARTEAWGMALLAFLVFTLVQSYDFNLERLYRLHRGLPLPEEAKDSPSPLLALLRGVYRLLFLPQDRAISLLEGLLLKGLRLDPRRFFDEAALAGVVNLGLTTQLFFLGVFLLFHQPRAYLTFVLLQALYLGAWYVWRVLRSIPSPRWEP
- a CDS encoding class I mannose-6-phosphate isomerase translates to MLPSVSPCHLKPVPRIWGGSALGFGPGIGEVWLCEAPLLVKLLDPAEWLSVQVHPPHAYARRVEGGPGKYEAWYVLSPGEIVYGFRRPVSPEEVRRGVEEGSLEALLRKVPVRPGQVVYLPAGVVHALGPGVRVYEVQTPSDLTYRLYDHGRPRELHLEKALEVALLHPTPIPLTTPEPVLGGERLLKTPHFHLYRFPLGGSLTLRPDLPLVLTLLEGEARLQGQALKPPHTLLLAPGEEVAFQGEGLLLGAGPALDQNPLGWED
- the cmk gene encoding (d)CMP kinase — encoded protein: MRGIVTIDGPSASGKSSVARRVAEALGVPYLSSGLLYRAATYLALRAGVDLEDEGGLLALLEARQVRLVPEKEGNWVLADGEDLTPHLHTEAVDRVVSQVARLPGVRAWVNRRLREVPPPFVAEGRDMGRVVFPEAPHKFYLTARPEVRARRRAKERPGDYEGVLRDLLLRDERDRAQSAPAPDALVLDTSDLGLEAVVERILAHLKD
- a CDS encoding lysophospholipid acyltransferase family protein; the protein is MEAPKPNPVYRAAWYLARFLLHLLFGYRVEGRERVPEQGPVILAANHLSILDPIVIGAGIRRPVSFLARADVFRLPLLSWLLPRLYAIAVERGTGDLSAIKGAIRALERGMAFGIFPEGTRSRNGRLQRLKTGVASIAFRTGSPVVPVAVVGTEEAWPVGRKLFRLRRPVRVVYGEPIPVPRKSKVSHQELENLTQEIEARVRELLPPRYR
- a CDS encoding SIS domain-containing protein; this translates as MRDLDREETYLADRRGLALELRDLVGTGPVPQRAYPGPHGALAYGEGRFATELLSLPEWTEEGTLFLLEGGYDLGEAAAMGLLAESGRAQVVRVGFREGVEAHIPPSPLSPYRYLRFLLLATGQEEALKEVDEKLLQERRRLGPEIPLGENPAKFLAYTLLERLPLFYCPFFRPLEGAAQSLLARIGKSLSLTPPHSALEFFLTGLEARHEQGDPLVAVLLGGGEAVALAKEILETRVDALAEVPPLEGSRLAQAVALWYRLAWTAYYLALLYGVDPSDGEVLERLREVS
- the aroA gene encoding 3-phosphoshikimate 1-carboxyvinyltransferase, producing the protein MDRPFLDLAPCGPLRGALQVPGDKSVTHRGLMLLSLAEGEGWLYHPLKAGDTLSTARVLRALGAEILEEGPHFLVRGQGLRLREPEEVLDCGNAGTLMRLILGILAGQDGLFAVLTGDASLRGRPMSRVAEPLRAMGAWIDGREGGRRAPLAVRGAALRGIRYTLPVPSAQVKSALLLAGLFAEGVTEVAEPVPTRDHTERLFRHFGLPLERGEGWVRTRRAGPFPAKDLTVPGDFSSAAFFLVAALVVPGSEVVVEGVGLNSTRTGLLQVLKAMGADLEWRVLEGEAGEPVGYVRARYSPLEGVEVDPGLIPLMVDEVPILAAAAAWAEGETFIPGLSELRVKESDRVAAIAHNLRALGVEVEEGPDWLRIRGGGVRRGEVEPFGDHRIAMAFAVAGLPVGVRVREPRWAEISYPGFFQDLLGLCGAS
- a CDS encoding NUDIX domain-containing protein; the protein is MESPPQYPIPTVGALVEREGKVLLVRTAKWRGLWGVPGGKVAYGEALEAALRREIREEVNLDLLEVRFALVQEALFSPEFYRPTHMLLLNYFARGEGEVRPNEEILEWAWVEPEAGLAYPLNSFTRLLLERYLEGA